A genome region from Acidobacteriota bacterium includes the following:
- the glmM gene encoding phosphoglucosamine mutase translates to MTSPKPAPRLFGTDGIRGVFGQAPLHRPTVTAVGYRVGHLLAQQDSTPLVVLGGDTRDSTPILCQWLIAGLQAAGARVRYAGILPTPGVAHLTRTTDAAAGIVVSASHNPHPDNGIKLIDIEGFKWTRDAEAEVEAGLEAAREHLAAEGLFADDVPLTPLDLDSKAPSNYLRHLEDSATQDKDQPLTGLRLALDTSHGAASAFAAPLFEDLGATVTVLYDQPDGQNINQGCGSTHPEALQRHVAEGTYHLGIAFDGDADRALLVDEAGALRDGDAMLYLWARHLKEQGHLEPPRIVATTMSNLGLERALEARGIALERCGVGDREVVETLRAQKLLLGGEQSGHIVHLGLASTGDGLLTAVQLALLLAEDLDTPLSQRLQTFQRFPQVLLNVRVQQKIPFDQLPTVTAAAEKVEQALGQQGRLLLRYSGTEPLARVMIEGADEAQIHALAEELAEVLRGELG, encoded by the coding sequence ATGACCAGTCCCAAGCCCGCTCCCCGACTCTTCGGCACCGACGGCATCCGCGGTGTCTTCGGCCAGGCGCCCCTCCATCGCCCCACCGTCACCGCCGTCGGCTACCGCGTCGGCCACCTGCTCGCTCAGCAAGATTCCACCCCCCTGGTGGTCCTCGGCGGTGACACCCGCGACAGCACCCCGATCCTCTGCCAATGGCTCATCGCCGGTCTTCAGGCCGCCGGCGCCCGGGTGCGCTATGCCGGCATCCTCCCCACCCCCGGCGTCGCCCACCTCACCCGCACCACCGACGCCGCCGCGGGCATCGTCGTCTCCGCCAGCCACAATCCCCACCCCGACAACGGCATCAAGCTCATCGACATCGAGGGCTTCAAATGGACCCGTGACGCCGAAGCGGAGGTGGAAGCCGGCCTCGAAGCCGCCCGGGAGCACCTCGCAGCCGAGGGCCTCTTCGCCGACGACGTCCCCCTCACCCCCCTCGACCTCGACTCGAAAGCACCCTCCAACTACCTGCGCCACCTCGAAGACTCCGCTACCCAGGACAAGGACCAGCCCCTCACCGGCCTGCGCCTCGCCCTCGACACCTCCCACGGCGCCGCCTCCGCCTTCGCCGCCCCTCTGTTCGAAGATCTCGGCGCCACCGTCACCGTGCTCTACGACCAACCCGACGGCCAGAACATCAACCAAGGCTGCGGCTCCACCCACCCAGAGGCGCTCCAGCGGCACGTCGCCGAGGGCACTTACCACCTGGGCATCGCCTTCGACGGCGACGCCGACCGCGCTCTGCTGGTGGACGAGGCCGGCGCTCTGCGGGACGGCGACGCCATGCTCTACCTCTGGGCTCGCCACCTCAAGGAGCAGGGCCACCTCGAGCCCCCGCGCATCGTCGCCACCACCATGAGCAACCTCGGCCTTGAACGAGCCCTGGAAGCCCGCGGCATCGCCCTCGAACGCTGCGGCGTCGGCGACCGTGAGGTGGTGGAAACCCTCCGCGCTCAGAAACTCCTTCTCGGCGGCGAGCAAAGCGGCCACATCGTCCACCTCGGCCTCGCCAGCACCGGCGACGGCCTCCTCACCGCCGTCCAGCTCGCCCTCCTCCTCGCCGAGGACCTCGACACCCCCCTCAGCCAGCGGCTCCAGACCTTCCAGCGCTTCCCCCAGGTCCTGCTCAACGTCCGCGTGCAGCAGAAGATCCCCTTCGACCAACTCCCCACCGTCACCGCCGCCGCCGAGAAGGTCGAGCAAGCCCTCGGCCAACAAGGCCGCCTCCTCCTCCGCTACAGCGGCACCGAACCCCTGGCCCGGGTGATGATCGAGGGGGCGGATGAGGCGCAGATTCACGCCCTGGCGGAAGAGCTGGCGGAGGTGCTTCGGGGGGAGCTGGGGTAG